The DNA segment GAACCGGGCTTTTCAGCAACTCTTCCAACTCCTCGGGCGTGAACTTCAGTGTGATTCTGTTGTTGTGTTTATCGACACGGCCCAGCTTCTTTCCGCCGAGATAGACGTCCGCGTGCCAGGTGCCGCGCTTGAAATCTATATGAGGGTCAACGTCCAGCCTGTCCTTGATTTTACGCACCTCTCCATCGGTCAGGTCATCGATGGTGCCTTTCTTGGTGAAGGTATGGTTAAAGCAGCTTTCCGGGTTTATACGGTGAAGGCCACTCTTGATACCGGTATTACCTTCCGGGTTCCAGCCTAATTTTGTTGGAGCGGCTATCACCTCAAAATGGAGGTGGGGTCCCGTAGCACGTCCGGTATCGCCAACCACACCTATCTTTTCTCCCTTTTTCACCGAATCCCCATGACTTACGTACGGCCCGTAAAGATGTGAATACAGTGTGTATAAATGATCTTCATCATTTTTAGCCTTTGGGGTATGGTCAATGATAATCAGATGTCCATAATGATAATGGAATGATGCCCTGACTACCTTTCCGTATTCACTCGCCACAATATCCGTGCCTCTCGGAGCCGCGTAATCGATCCCGGAATGGTGATAGTATTTTATTTTACCCGTCTTTTTGTCTTTTTTACGCCTTAATGTACCGTAAACATCGCTGATTGTGCCTTTGACCGGCTTTATGAGCCTCAATTCCCCCATTTCTCTCCCTCCTTAATAGTTAGCAACTTCCATTACAAGGAAGTGTCCTTTGCTGTGATGCGAGAAATCAGCCTCCAGCGACCTTACCCATTTGGTGCTTTCAAAGGCCAGCCACCTGCCGTTCGGGGAGGTCCCGATAAAGGTAATGTCGTCGTACATAATGTCCTCGTAAACCTTTTTAGCGGCGCACTCGGCGCGGGTCTCGGGCGGGGAGATGCGCCGTATGCAAGGGTCCATGTCTATATTGAAAACAATGTCCCCGTCGGGCAAAATCATGTAAGAACTTACCGTCTCATCGTGCTCGAATATCCTTTTGCAAGCGAGATTTCTATCCGGGATGTCACAACGGTAAATGAGGCGTAAGGTGTCGGGGCTATCTTCGCTCAGTTCGAAGTAAACCCTGTTTTCTTTGTCCGTGGCGAGCTTTCGGATGTTGCCTTTATATTCCGGCCCAAGCACAAAACGCCTGCTCCGGCCTCCCTTGCCGAAGAGTTCGACGAATAAAGCGTTCGGGTTATGTCCGTAACTTACCACGCCGGAGGAGTCCGGAAACCATACGGCCCCCGCGTGGTCCCAATCGTTACCGAACCACAGAGCTTCCCATCCGGGTTCCGGCAT comes from the Thermodesulfobacteriota bacterium genome and includes:
- a CDS encoding M23 family metallopeptidase, which produces MGELRLIKPVKGTISDVYGTLRRKKDKKTGKIKYYHHSGIDYAAPRGTDIVASEYGKVVRASFHYHYGHLIIIDHTPKAKNDEDHLYTLYSHLYGPYVSHGDSVKKGEKIGVVGDTGRATGPHLHFEVIAAPTKLGWNPEGNTGIKSGLHRINPESCFNHTFTKKGTIDDLTDGEVRKIKDRLDVDPHIDFKRGTWHADVYLGGKKLGRVDKHNNRITLKFTPEELEELLKSPVPPLVKGPKKVAYEIKV
- a CDS encoding WD40 repeat domain-containing protein, whose product is MHTIKKKILLISISILLFLGGCAVKGHVSEGTRGNIELNKGVHLVWDAVEGDGSTPLFWCGNSMFVVRGKNSALGLMNIWTGERVKISADKDDFPLDCTADGKWLVYMDLASKRADKKDGIATSGRERHVADLYRYEVATGKKQRFAAVRYSLHEREVVSPDGFKAFLGAGHDSAMEMPEPGWEALWFGNDWDHAGAVWFPDSSGVVSYGHNPNALFVELFGKGGRSRRFVLGPEYKGNIRKLATDKENRVYFELSEDSPDTLRLIYRCDIPDRNLACKRIFEHDETVSSYMILPDGDIVFNIDMDPCIRRISPPETRAECAAKKVYEDIMYDDITFIGTSPNGRWLAFESTKWVRSLEADFSHHSKGHFLVMEVANY